The genomic interval TTCACACAGATGTAATCACTCATTTGATTAATCCAGCTTTTATGGGTGGTCCCGAATGGCCTTCTACTCGCCAGGCTTTTGTGGTCATCGATACACCTTCAGGAACTATTTTATCTTCTGATGGACTCAGTGATCCATACAATGATTTTGATGAAAATCCGGATAATCAAGCGTATAATGGTATTGGATGCGAATTTTACATTGAATGCAGCGAAAATTTGGGGTCTTTTGATGATATCAAGTCTTCCTGGCAATTCACGGTGGTATATCAAGCGGCTCAACTGGCTGCCGGAAATCCGAATATTGCTTCCATTATCCAGGAACACAAATACGTTTCAACAGAGTTGTATCATTGCACTGTTCCCGAATCATTTCAGAATGAACACGAACGGGTTGGTGTTTTATTGGGCTTAAGTTCGAAACAAGTGCCAGCTGAATTGGAATTGTCATTGGAAAAAATCTGCTTGGTAAATGTGATGCTATTAACCAAAGAAGAATTGGCATATATCACCGAAAATGGAAGCGAAGCTCGCTTAGAAGTTGCAAAGAAACTGGAAGAACTACCAGCATCCGGAAAATCTTTCCTGGAACGGAAGTCGGTTGTGTAACGCATGCTTGGTAATAATAGTAACTAAAACAAAGAATGAACAAATCATATAAAATTCTAGCTCTACTATCTCTATTGATTTTTCTTATTGGGTGTAAAAATCAGCAAGACATTGAGGATGAAATTATTACTTCCAATGATTTCAAAGTAGCACAAGAGGCCTATTTCAATGGTGATTACCAACTATCGATCAAACATTATTCCAGTCTCATTAAAGACTATCCTGATCTAGATTGGTTATACATGAATCGAGGGGATGCTTATTCTGATAATGGAGATGTGGACAGGGCAATTAAGGACTACGATTTTGTTATAAATAAAAATGGAAAAGATAAGGGATAAGCAATGCTCAAATCAGCATTAACGTATTTTTATACCGATGACTTTGAGAAGTCTGAAAGCATATTTTACACGATAAC from Fluviicola taffensis DSM 16823 carries:
- a CDS encoding suppressor of fused domain protein; translation: MNYEEHFTQSAQIREKNWKSIGNLHTDVITHLINPAFMGGPEWPSTRQAFVVIDTPSGTILSSDGLSDPYNDFDENPDNQAYNGIGCEFYIECSENLGSFDDIKSSWQFTVVYQAAQLAAGNPNIASIIQEHKYVSTELYHCTVPESFQNEHERVGVLLGLSSKQVPAELELSLEKICLVNVMLLTKEELAYITENGSEARLEVAKKLEELPASGKSFLERKSVV
- a CDS encoding tetratricopeptide repeat protein, whose amino-acid sequence is MNKSYKILALLSLLIFLIGCKNQQDIEDEIITSNDFKVAQEAYFNGDYQLSIKHYSSLIKDYPDLDWLYMNRGDAYSDNGDVDRAIKDYDFVINKNGKDKG